One window from the genome of Cryptococcus neoformans var. neoformans JEC21 chromosome 12 sequence encodes:
- a CDS encoding carbonic anhydrase protein, putative has translation MPFHAEPLKPSEEIDMDLGHSVAAQKFKEIREVLEGNRYWARKVTSEEPEFMAEQVMGQAPNFLWIGCADSRVPEVTIMARKPGDVFVQRNVANQFKPEDDSSQALLNYAIMNVGVTHVMVVGHTGCGGCIAAFDQPIPTVENPGATPLVRYLEPIIRLKHSLPEGSDVNDLIKENVKMAVKNVVNSPTIQEAWEKARKGEFREVFVHGWLYDLSTGNIVDLNVTQGPHPFVDDRVPRT, from the exons ATGCCTTTCCACGCCGAACCCCTCAAGCCCTCCGAGGAGATTGACATGGATCTTGGGCACTCTGTGGCTGCCCAGAAGTTCAAGGAGATTAGGGAAGTCCTCGAAGGCAACAGGTACTGGGCCAGAAAAGTCACTTCTGAGGAGCCCGAGTTCATGGCCGAGCAGGTCATGGGTCAG GCGCCCAACTTTCTTTGGATCGGATGCGCCGACTCTCGAGTTCCAGAGGTTACAATCATGGCTCGTAAACCCGGAGACGTGTTTGTCCAG AGGAACGTTGCCAACCAGTTCAAGCCCGAGGACGACTCTTCCCAGGCTCTTCTCAACTACGCCATCATGAACGTTGGTGTCACTCACG TCATGGTTGTTGGTCACACCGGTTGCGGTGGCTGTATTGCTGCGTTTGACCAGCCTATCCCGACTGTGGAAAACCCCGGCGCGACTCCTTTGGTGCGATATCTCGAACCCATCATCAGGCTGAAGCATTCTTTACCCGAGGGAAGCGATGTGAACGACTTGATCAAGGAGAACGTCAAGATGGCCGTAAAGAACGTTGTTAACAGCCCT ACTATTCAGGAAGCTTGGGAAAAGGCCAGGAAGGGCGAGTTCCGGGAAGTTTTTGTCCACGGCTGG CTCTATGACCTTTCTACCGGCAACATTGTTGACCTCAACGTCACCCAGggtcctcatcctttcgTTGACGACCGAGTGCCTCGAACGTAG